From the Hylaeus volcanicus isolate JK05 chromosome 4, UHH_iyHylVolc1.0_haploid, whole genome shotgun sequence genome, one window contains:
- the LOC128875744 gene encoding uncharacterized protein LOC128875744 isoform X2 yields MKRVWTSLQVKLRETCCVLCSLYCICYGHNANQIRRVAGATMVSSETKANAALLNTSSSETKVDSTRTELNTRGIEESTMSPYIVAIVLLTAMVLAAAEEEHCCPKNQTWAQCGPVCESTCKDPRVKMCKLRPCTDSTAGCTCENGYVRDEDSFTCLKYEDCVTA; encoded by the exons ATGAAACGAGTGTGGACGAGTTTGCAAGTCAAGTTGCGAGAGACCTGTTGTGTCCTCTGCTCGCTCTAC TGTATTTGTTACGGCCACAATGCCAATCAAATAAGGAGGGTTGCAGGTGCAACAATGGTTTCGTCGGAAACAAAGGCCAATG CGGCACTATTGAACACGTCGTCGTCAGAAACGAAAGTGGACTCGACGCGAACAGAACTGAACACGAGAGGCATCGAGGAATCAACCATGTCTCCATACATCGTCGCCATTGTGCTCTTAACCGCGATGGTTCTCGCTG CTGCCGAGGAGGAACACTGTTGCCCAAAGAACCAGACCTGGGCACAGTGTGGACCAGTTTGCGAATCGACTTGCAAGGACCCCAGAGTTAAGATGTGCAAATTACGA CCGTGCACCGATAGTACGGCCGGATGCACGTGTGAAAATGGTTACGTCAGAGACGAGGACTCCTTCACGTGCCTCAAATACGAAGATTGCGTAACTGCATGA
- the LOC128875744 gene encoding uncharacterized protein LOC128875744 isoform X1 has translation MKRVWTSLQVKLRETCCVLCSLYCICYGHNANQIRRVAGATMVSSETKANEQRKAKINGNPGSLVCVYSDSIVRLCIQLSLLSTLNLKLSVVCHDVFSNTLRKRPWMINTYLDKLKAALLNTSSSETKVDSTRTELNTRGIEESTMSPYIVAIVLLTAMVLAAAEEEHCCPKNQTWAQCGPVCESTCKDPRVKMCKLRPCTDSTAGCTCENGYVRDEDSFTCLKYEDCVTA, from the exons ATGAAACGAGTGTGGACGAGTTTGCAAGTCAAGTTGCGAGAGACCTGTTGTGTCCTCTGCTCGCTCTAC TGTATTTGTTACGGCCACAATGCCAATCAAATAAGGAGGGTTGCAGGTGCAACAATGGTTTCGTCGGAAACAAAGGCCAATG AACAACGCAAGGCTAAAATAAACGGAAATCCAGGCTCGTTAGTTTGTGTATACAGTGACTCTATTGTTAGGTTGTGTATACAGTTGAGTCTATTGTcaacgttgaatttaaaacTATCGGTAGTTTGCCACGATGTATTCTCAAACACGTTACGCAAACGACCGTGGATGATTAATACCTACCTTGACAAATTAAAAGCGGCACTATTGAACACGTCGTCGTCAGAAACGAAAGTGGACTCGACGCGAACAGAACTGAACACGAGAGGCATCGAGGAATCAACCATGTCTCCATACATCGTCGCCATTGTGCTCTTAACCGCGATGGTTCTCGCTG CTGCCGAGGAGGAACACTGTTGCCCAAAGAACCAGACCTGGGCACAGTGTGGACCAGTTTGCGAATCGACTTGCAAGGACCCCAGAGTTAAGATGTGCAAATTACGA CCGTGCACCGATAGTACGGCCGGATGCACGTGTGAAAATGGTTACGTCAGAGACGAGGACTCCTTCACGTGCCTCAAATACGAAGATTGCGTAACTGCATGA